A part of Gordonia westfalica genomic DNA contains:
- a CDS encoding DUF4913 domain-containing protein, translating to MTTPDTDTSDDDPRAHWRFTSGADWFTNWLSHIKAGRFDRDTRWCAQWWRHDEVVIRLEELWKAWETARLSEDPAALSSWWTAHLDAHWRTLTAENGPLYLCTPEKHTTTDTLTVSSTPPPPGWFDPPTDHTTAA from the coding sequence ATGACCACCCCCGACACCGACACCTCCGATGACGACCCCCGCGCGCACTGGCGGTTCACCTCCGGCGCCGACTGGTTCACCAACTGGCTCAGCCACATCAAAGCCGGGCGCTTCGACCGCGACACCCGCTGGTGCGCGCAATGGTGGCGCCACGACGAAGTCGTCATCCGCCTCGAGGAGCTGTGGAAGGCGTGGGAGACCGCCCGCCTGAGCGAAGACCCCGCCGCACTGTCGTCGTGGTGGACCGCCCACCTCGACGCCCACTGGCGCACCCTCACCGCCGAAAACGGGCCGCTCTACCTCTGCACACCCGAAAAACACACCACCACAGACACACTCACCGTCTCAAGCACCCCACCACCGCCGGGATGGTTCGACCCACCCACCGACCACACCACCGCCGCATAA
- a CDS encoding type IV secretory system conjugative DNA transfer family protein, translating to MSTTHRRDRGQHESMVGYNLAAAVFALLGIIYVCWRAGCWLTGQPGPVLINPATAAVDGTFHWPVASTVLLVVALIAAAVVVVMVARHRTATAVLREFDQAAQFLPRPRELHAITARDAKRSAQRLRGRDAITGHLDYGLALGSLIGAGTSALYMSWEWVGLIIGGPRCGKTTGYAIPMICQAPGAVFATSNKPDIYDATRWVRDRDDLTTHPAKADTTRHGLRALWAYRTQRREPPRTRGTIWLSDLQHIAGNQGQQWWWDPLWCVHELSDARELAAIFAGAETAEGSRLDAYFDGGAKELLALHILAASVGGGDLKHVDGWLTDPKLKVARQVLTRHGHHDAAAKIDTAANLNPRQQDGLYDMARRFINVMTVPAYARSVLPPQRVRFDGDNTVGSNDIRHDLPKFDPQAFVTSTDTMYALSMEGAGAATALTTALADTIFKAAVAQARRNGGRLPVPVVAVLDEAANVCKLPELPDWYSHFGSQGIVIVTMLQSLAQAAKVWSKDKLDMLVDSSNVYIYAGSSNNESYLSGLSRMIGQRDVRRRSRSHSNSGMGSTSTSESWSSEPILGIDDLKALPAERAVLATSGNRTVVTTKNSYWLGPYAELIDASKKACATERAAQQAATPSSAPLTAATRERTF from the coding sequence GTGAGCACCACCCATCGCCGCGACCGAGGCCAACACGAATCCATGGTCGGCTACAACCTCGCCGCAGCCGTGTTCGCGCTGCTGGGGATCATCTATGTGTGCTGGCGGGCCGGCTGCTGGCTCACCGGCCAGCCCGGCCCGGTCCTGATCAACCCGGCCACCGCCGCCGTCGACGGCACCTTCCACTGGCCGGTGGCCTCCACCGTGCTCCTGGTGGTCGCGCTCATCGCCGCCGCCGTGGTCGTCGTCATGGTGGCGCGTCATCGCACCGCCACCGCCGTGCTGCGCGAGTTCGACCAGGCCGCACAGTTCCTTCCCCGTCCCCGGGAACTGCACGCCATCACCGCCCGCGACGCCAAGCGTTCCGCGCAGCGCCTCCGCGGCCGCGACGCCATCACCGGACACCTCGACTACGGGCTAGCGCTGGGATCGCTGATCGGCGCGGGCACCTCCGCGCTCTACATGAGCTGGGAATGGGTCGGACTCATCATCGGCGGACCCCGATGCGGCAAGACCACCGGCTACGCCATCCCGATGATCTGCCAGGCACCCGGCGCCGTGTTCGCCACCTCCAACAAACCCGACATCTACGACGCCACCCGCTGGGTCCGTGACCGCGACGACCTCACCACCCACCCGGCCAAGGCCGACACCACCCGACACGGGCTGCGCGCACTGTGGGCCTACCGCACCCAGCGGCGCGAACCACCACGCACCCGCGGCACCATCTGGCTCTCGGACCTGCAACACATCGCCGGCAACCAGGGCCAGCAGTGGTGGTGGGACCCGCTGTGGTGCGTGCACGAGCTCTCCGACGCCCGCGAGCTCGCCGCGATCTTCGCTGGAGCAGAAACCGCCGAAGGGTCACGCCTGGACGCCTACTTCGACGGCGGCGCCAAAGAACTGCTGGCCCTGCACATTCTGGCCGCATCCGTCGGTGGGGGAGACCTCAAACACGTCGACGGCTGGCTCACCGACCCCAAACTCAAAGTCGCCCGCCAGGTGTTGACTCGCCACGGCCACCACGACGCCGCGGCCAAGATCGACACCGCCGCCAACCTCAACCCCCGCCAGCAAGACGGTCTCTACGACATGGCGCGACGGTTCATCAACGTCATGACCGTACCCGCCTACGCCCGATCGGTCCTCCCGCCCCAACGCGTGCGGTTCGACGGCGACAACACCGTCGGCAGCAACGACATCCGCCACGACCTGCCCAAATTCGATCCGCAAGCATTCGTCACCTCCACCGACACCATGTACGCCCTGTCGATGGAAGGTGCCGGCGCGGCCACCGCGTTGACCACCGCCCTGGCCGACACCATCTTCAAAGCCGCCGTCGCCCAAGCACGACGCAACGGGGGACGTCTGCCGGTACCGGTCGTGGCAGTGCTCGACGAAGCCGCCAACGTGTGCAAGCTGCCCGAACTGCCCGACTGGTACTCCCACTTCGGCAGCCAGGGCATCGTCATCGTCACCATGCTGCAATCGCTGGCCCAGGCCGCGAAAGTGTGGTCCAAGGACAAACTCGACATGCTCGTGGACTCCTCGAACGTCTACATCTACGCCGGATCATCGAACAACGAGTCCTACCTATCGGGCCTGAGCCGCATGATCGGCCAACGCGACGTCCGCCGCCGCAGCCGCTCACACTCCAACTCCGGTATGGGATCAACCAGCACCAGCGAATCCTGGTCCAGCGAACCCATCCTCGGAATCGACGACCTCAAAGCGCTCCCCGCCGAACGAGCAGTACTGGCCACCTCCGGGAACCGCACCGTCGTCACCACCAAGAACTCCTACTGGCTCGGCCCCTACGCCGAGCTGATCGACGCCTCCAAGAAGGCCTGCGCGACCGAACGCGCAGCCCAGCAGGCAGCCACACCCAGCTCCGCACCCCTCACCGCCGCCACCCGGGAAAGGACCTTCTGA
- a CDS encoding transglycosylase family protein — protein MGEGNASKLLVPLLALVMGFFASCTLIISVAGDDDSCLPLTGGVDQPADASLSPGAKVKPMKVTDFQITSGYGPRDGAMHEGIDLAGALGAPIYAAADGTVTAAGTASGFGHWIVLTHNINGHVWSTVYGHMFADGVLVKAGQKVTAGQHIAKLGNDGQSTGPHLHFEVWDGGHRDFTGGHSVDPAGWVSTSPEPGAAPAGRAPAQPGGPRVLTAPRVIPAADVVTAADWDAVAKHESGGNWKINTGNGYYGGLQFSASTWTGAGGGQYAPTADKATREQQMEVANRVLGSQGWGAWPTTSKTAGVTGKKPAPAGTFLNAAAVPPPAGAPSGPPAPSAPSGPLPPLPKSKGSEAHFQVDSIRLARAIAAKFPQIQTIGGWRADGGGFNDHPSGRAVDVMIPNYTSAQGIALGNAVNKYILDNKKHFKLEYTIWRQTYYPVVGKSNIMNDRGDPTQNHFDHVHATVEGHGMPRGNEVYTAPGITGGISADESADCGPVEDQHGGGVDNLAAGRVPPAYEPWFRKAGVLCPQISSAFLAGIGKQETGFNASLVSPAGAKGPMQFMDYTYPSWAKDDDGNGRASATDIGDAVMAAGRFSCANATQIDTAIASGRVKEPAEGREILYAYAYNAGVGAVLNAGGTPTGGDYDTQTRPYGQKVIAYATQFADQGLPEKNR, from the coding sequence GTGGGTGAGGGCAACGCCTCCAAACTGCTGGTGCCGCTGCTGGCACTGGTCATGGGGTTCTTCGCCTCGTGCACCCTCATCATCTCCGTGGCCGGCGACGACGACTCCTGCCTGCCGCTGACCGGCGGTGTCGACCAACCCGCCGATGCGTCCCTCTCACCCGGCGCCAAGGTCAAGCCGATGAAAGTCACCGACTTTCAGATCACGTCGGGCTACGGCCCGCGCGACGGCGCGATGCACGAAGGTATCGACCTCGCCGGGGCACTGGGTGCGCCGATCTACGCTGCCGCCGACGGCACCGTCACCGCCGCCGGGACCGCCTCGGGGTTCGGGCACTGGATCGTGCTCACTCACAACATCAACGGCCACGTGTGGTCCACGGTGTACGGGCACATGTTCGCCGACGGCGTGCTGGTCAAAGCCGGTCAGAAAGTCACCGCCGGACAACACATCGCCAAGCTCGGCAACGACGGCCAATCCACCGGCCCCCACCTGCATTTTGAGGTGTGGGATGGCGGGCACCGCGACTTCACCGGCGGCCACTCGGTCGATCCGGCCGGATGGGTGTCCACCAGCCCCGAACCCGGTGCCGCCCCGGCCGGGCGAGCTCCGGCTCAACCGGGCGGACCGCGGGTGCTCACCGCACCCCGGGTGATCCCCGCCGCCGACGTGGTCACCGCCGCCGACTGGGATGCTGTGGCCAAGCACGAATCCGGCGGCAACTGGAAGATCAACACCGGCAACGGCTACTACGGCGGGTTGCAGTTCTCGGCGTCGACCTGGACCGGCGCCGGCGGCGGCCAGTATGCGCCGACCGCCGACAAGGCCACCCGCGAACAGCAGATGGAGGTCGCCAACCGCGTCCTGGGTTCCCAGGGCTGGGGCGCCTGGCCGACCACTTCCAAGACCGCCGGGGTCACCGGCAAGAAACCCGCACCCGCAGGCACGTTCCTCAACGCCGCCGCGGTGCCCCCGCCCGCGGGCGCCCCCAGTGGGCCGCCCGCACCATCGGCGCCGTCGGGTCCGCTGCCGCCGCTGCCCAAGTCCAAGGGCTCCGAAGCGCACTTCCAGGTCGACAGCATCCGCCTCGCGCGCGCGATCGCCGCCAAGTTCCCCCAGATCCAGACCATCGGCGGCTGGCGCGCCGACGGCGGCGGTTTCAACGACCACCCGTCGGGTCGCGCCGTCGACGTCATGATCCCCAACTACACCTCCGCGCAAGGGATCGCGCTCGGCAACGCCGTCAACAAATACATCCTCGACAACAAGAAGCACTTCAAGCTCGAGTACACGATCTGGCGCCAGACCTACTACCCGGTGGTCGGCAAGTCCAACATCATGAACGACCGCGGCGACCCCACCCAGAACCACTTCGACCACGTCCACGCCACCGTCGAAGGCCACGGCATGCCCCGCGGCAATGAGGTCTACACCGCACCCGGGATCACCGGCGGGATCAGCGCCGACGAGAGCGCCGACTGCGGCCCGGTCGAGGACCAGCACGGCGGGGGAGTCGACAACCTCGCCGCCGGACGAGTCCCGCCGGCCTACGAACCGTGGTTCCGCAAAGCCGGGGTGCTCTGCCCCCAGATCAGCTCAGCATTCCTCGCCGGAATCGGCAAGCAAGAGACCGGGTTCAACGCATCCCTGGTGTCCCCGGCAGGCGCGAAAGGACCGATGCAGTTCATGGACTACACCTACCCGTCCTGGGCCAAAGACGACGACGGCAACGGCCGCGCCTCGGCCACCGACATCGGTGACGCCGTCATGGCCGCCGGACGGTTCTCCTGCGCCAACGCCACACAGATCGACACCGCGATCGCCTCCGGGCGAGTGAAAGAACCCGCCGAAGGCCGCGAAATTCTCTACGCCTACGCCTACAACGCCGGAGTCGGCGCGGTCCTCAACGCCGGCGGAACACCCACCGGCGGCGACTACGACACCCAGACCCGCCCGTACGGCCAGAAAGTCATCGCCTACGCCACACAATTCGCCGATCAAGGGCTTCCGGAGAAGAACCGATGA